The sequence below is a genomic window from Zonotrichia leucophrys gambelii isolate GWCS_2022_RI chromosome 26, RI_Zleu_2.0, whole genome shotgun sequence.
GTAATTTCAGGGAGGATTCCACAAATCCAGAGCAGAGgttcaaacaaagcaaacacagaattttgaGTAGAACAGGCATGATGAGAGCAGGGTCACATTTCTTAATTATTGTTTTTACTGGGTCTTTTTCCCTGTGAccatggcagcagccagcacataCACCTTCCTCTGTATAGCATGGATGGGAGGGAAAGGTTCACTTCCAATTTCAGTACAAAAATCTAACTAAGAATGACCCACCTCAATTTCTGAAGCTCTTTCTGGGCTTGTTCTATCATATGAACCAGGTGCCTGATGACAGAATGCAAGCAAAGCattaaaaacacacaaatgGTAAATCAGCCCCATTTCACCTGACATTGAACTTCTCAGAGTTCAGGATCCAACAAGTCCCTGCAGCACCTTGGCCCAGCCAGCAGATCCTTTACCTGCTTCCCTTCTCCTGAGCTCAGGAGCCCCCTGCCTTCTCTCAGTTTGGAATTCCTTTAGCCTACTCTTTTATCTAAGGCTCAGCCAACCCTTCTCAAAAGTGAGCATTAAAATTCTCTGTCTGGAATAGCCCCAGTGCTTCCTGCAGCCACACTCTACAACCTTTTCTTGGCTTTTGCAGCAGCTTTATTACAGCTCCAGGCTAAGCCCAGGATCTGTAGTAACTCATCTTCATTTCCACTACTGAGTTATTCCTTCACAGGCTATCACTAAGTTTAATTAACACCCACTATCATCAACAATAACCCACAACACTCAAGGCAGGGATGTATTAAAACACACGCTGTTTCTTGGCCACAGAGGGGACCTTTTGTAGATCATCCTACTTCTCTTTCTCTTACAAGGGGTTCATACCTATTTCCTCCAGGTACTACATTCTAAAGAAACCCCCACTTAGTATTTTAATCACCATAATTAAATATTACACCAATAAATACAAACACCAGAACTGGttgctcagcagagcagctgaggcctTACTCGTTGTACACCTTCCAGGCATTGCAGCCGTGCTGGGACATGAGCTCCAGGTTCTCGATGCGCACGGCCtggtgctccagctgtgccatggaATTGTTCACACACTCCTGCCACGCCGTGATGTCGTTCTTCTGCCCCGAGGAGGGGGCGGGCAGCTCGTACCTAAAAAGGGCACGGGCTCACCCGGGGCACCGGCACAGCTCATCTGGGGCACCGGGCACGGTTCACCCGGGGCACCGGGCACTGCCCTGCCGGCCCCACTCACCTCTTCAtactgagcagctccaggggctgccgGGCCGCCAGGCGCTCGAACTCGTTCCGCATGATCTCGGTCTGTGGGGAAGGCAGCGGTGAGGGACATGGGAGGAACGGGGAGCGACACAAGCGGGGTATGGTGGGGAGAACGGGGACAGGACACAAACGGTAACGGGAGAGAGACACAGGAGGGGTACGGCGGTTGGCACAGGGGAAGGACGGGGACAGGCAGGGTCAGTCCCAGCCAGGTTACCAAGGGGGACAAGGGCGCTATGGGGGTACGGGGAGCTCTGGAGCCGCCTCAGCTCACCTCGAAGGCGCTGTAGTCGTGCGCGGGCAGGTAGCTCAGGTAGTTCTTGGTCGGTCGGTACCGCCGCGTCTCCTCCTCCACCAGCGCCGCGGCCTAACGCACACGGGCCGTCAGGCAAGCGGGcagcccgcccgccgccccggcccctccccgccgccgccccggccccgcacgCACCGCCTCCCGCACGCCCGGCGCCTCGTAGCCCTGGTCGAAGTAGGGCAGCGCGTCCACCACGACATCGCCGGCCACCAGCCCCGGGCCCGACATCTTGGCTGCGGCCACTGCGCGTGCGCACTCACGTCACGCCCGGTGGGACCGCACACGGCTCGGGCGCAAACCCCGCCCCCAACGATCAAACCccgcccctgcccggcccgcccctcagcccaggccccgcccctcccggtGACTCCAGCCCCCGTCCCGCCGCTCCCGGAGCgtttccagccctgccccgcccCTACCGGTGTAATTCCGACCCTggccctgcccctccctgcccggTTCCGCCTCTCCCGGAGCGACTCCACCCCTGGtcccgcccctccccgccagGCCACGCCCCCTTAAGGAACTGAGACACATGAAGGGTTGGATCGATGAGCTGTTATTGATCCATGGAACTGCTTATCGGCCTATGGAACTGGTTATCGATCCATGAGCTGTTATCAGTCCATGAAACTCATTATTGATCCATGAGCTGTTATCAGTCCATGGAACTGGTGATGGATCCATGGGCTGCTATCGATCAATGGAACCCATTATCAGTCCGTGAGCTGTTATCGATCCGTGGAACTCTTTATCGATTCATGAGCTGTTATCGATCCATGGAACAGGTTATTGATCCACGAGCTGTTATCAATCCATGGGCTGTTATCCATCCATGGAACTCTTTATCGATCCACGAGCTGTTATCAATCCATGGAACTCATGGATCCATGAGCTGTTATGGATCCATGGGTTGTTATTCCCACAGCACACTTGGAGCCCCcggcccagcctggccctccTGGGGCCCAGCTCAGTCCTCCAGCCGTTCCCCGCTCCGCCGCTGTCCCGCAGCAGCACCCAGTCACTTCTTCTGGAGGAATTTCATTTTACTGCctgcagagaaaaaacagcATTAGGAACTTTAGGTGAGGGTAGGGACGCCCtagcacagggtgcccagagcagctggggctgcccctggatccctggcagtgcccaaggccaggctggacagggctgggagcagcctgggacagtgggaggtgtccctgccatggcagaactggtcccttcccacccaaatcaTTGTGGGATTCTGTGAGCTGCAGACACTCCAGGACTCATCAGGCTGAGGAGCTTAAGGAAAGCCACACATGGGCACCTCTGCCAGCAGACACAACTTCTGTCTCCTGGGCACATCCTCAGCCAGGACCAAAGTTAAGGAACAAGCTCTCAGAGCAGCAACTCCCACAAATTTTATCTAAAGATTCaaaagcttaaaaagaaaagaaaaatctttattgaagatggagggagagacccaACTTCCTtgttcagcatctgactccggtttattcaatcaatcaatcaatcaatcactttttataactgtgttaattaagttcatgcatattgcaaacccgagctcacaataggtcagagataacacaccaactcctccttatgtttccaataccaagatttgggttctcaaaattatttttgctttcccaaaacagccaaagacagaatatctacttgttatgagaaagctgtctgagaactctggtatgcaaggttctcaaggccttcatgtttgtcacttttacttgtaattaaaaacaacctgagaacctctgctgtttacagaaacaggctgtgagaacctgtcccccacagctgccttccaagccatttctgaaaaaatctccaacaaatCTTATGCAGTGTTCAGTGTCCCCTGAAGGAGTAAATGTAAACAAGGGAACCCAGGtgcagaaggagagaaagagccttccttcccctcctttgtAACAAATTAATTATTCAATAGCTAcaattagtaaaaaaaaattaacaatgaACAAAAGGGTTGTTCCTTTACCAAGACTTCGAAGGATTTTGTTCATTCCAGTTCGCTCCGTCTCTGGAATACGCTCCAAATACTCCAAGGCACGAATCTCAAAAAGGcctaaagagaaaaacaaaatgaaaaattaaaaatcgCTCACCAAATGAGTTACTCCATCTTTTAGCATGTGGCATCATGATTAACAAGGCCACAAAAGGAAATCCTGTATGCAGTGTGTGTAAGCTGCATgatgaaggagaaaggagagagatgcACAAATTCTTTGCTTTATaaactgaattattttgatTAATTACAAGGGCACAGGGCATGTGacattctcactaaccaatctagtacaagatacaaatcctatagcatttacacacagcctataagaatcattacattaccatactgagttacattttaaaccctaaaaactcctctttgggccccttctgccaagctgtagggtctgctctgacccttgggcctgtctgcaagcagagggtgttgttccatcaaaaggggatcaccttcagctggccatgccattgttttccagttgttcagtaactgagggatctcaaagcttgctttcatttcaatctcgcttatagtttccatattctcaaaatcttttgccagacaatcatatttataaggctttcctgtttcatcttccccaacatcAGGAAAACCCTGGGAGACagctctctctgttcagaggatatGTGGTTACCACATCTGTTCAGAGGATATGTGATTATCACATTTGTTCAGAGGATATGTGATTATCACATCTAGACTTGTTCTAGGTGAGGCTTTGTAGCAGGCCCAGGTCCTGCAATGCCTCCGTGGTGCTCAGCAGCCTAAGACAGGAAATACCAAGTCATGGTGAATGGGCTAGAAGCCCCTCTCTTCCACCTCTGGACCTCTGCTTATCTCTCTGTAACCCTACAGGTCACTTTCCTTTAACCCTTGCTTTTGGACAATTTCTGATCCCCCTGTACCCTCTATAAAGAGCTGCTTTTGCCCAGCTCAGgcagaagagctgtcactggGAACCTTCACAGCAGAATCAACAAAGATGCTCCTGTGGAACCTCACACAGCCTTCTGTCTCTCCTTGGGTCTATCTAAGGCACCTAGCAAGCTGGAGGGCTGAAATCACAATGTGCAGTGGGGAGACACTCTCTGGTCCTGAGGGCACCTAGGCTGGTCACCTTTGCAGCAGAAGGGACACCAGAGACATTGGCAGAAGATAAAAGGGCTGACTCTTAGCAGGGGTTAATCCAAGGTTTTATTCCAGGAGTCCCAAAGGAGCCCCTACACCTCAGGGGGCTCCTGATGAGAGCCTGGAAGATGTGCCAAGGTTACATTTAAAGGGAGGTGGAAACCCAAAGTAGAGAACATTTACTGACCAAAAAGTGACCCTAAGGGATGGATACTGGGGAATGGACATTTAGGACAGCTTGAAGGGTTGACCCCTGGCCTCTGGCTGATCACTCAATGTTCTGGACTGAAACTTCtagatggaggggatgggatgctgaGAGATTGACAGAGAGccagggtggggatttggggatgatcTCAGCCAAGGAAAAGGATTACACAGGTAAAGGGAGGGGGTACAATCTGGAATAaaccatttgggaaaaatatgggggtaCAAAACCAAACTATTACAAAGTATTACAAAGTAgaaaaacacactacaacaatgagctgataatcactaaagagctgataatcactaaagagccccccttccagccctgcctgctccttccACCATCCCAAGCTGGAAAATCCCCCAGGACTGGGATGttctgtgcaggcagtgctgcttttCAGTGTGGACTTGGTTTGATTCAGCACAGGGAGCCCTTCCAGGGCCTGTCCAGAgctccaaagccaggctggagcagggaaaaagctccagagcagcagctggggggcGAGGTGGCTCTGACATGCAGGGAGTGAGGCTGGATGGTGGCAGGAGTGAGGACAGATGGTGGCAGGGAATGAGGCTGGATGGTGGCAGGGAATGAGGCTGGATGGTGGCAGGGAGTGAGGCTGGATGGTGGCAGGGAATGAAGCTGGATGGTGGCAGGAATGAGGCTGGATGGTGGCAGGGAATGAGGCTGGATGGTGGCAGAcaggctggatgtggcaggAGTGAGGCTGGATGGTGGCAGGGAGTGAGGCTGGATGGTGGCAGGGAATGAGGCTGGATGGTGGAAGGAAATGAAGCTGGATGGAGGCAGGGAATGAGGCTGGATGGTGGCAGGAGTGAGGACAGATGGTGACAGGAGCAAGGAAGGTTGTGTATGGCCGAGAACCGCTTGGGAGCTCGGACAGCCTGTCCCAAACAGGACTGTGCTATCTGTGACCCCTGcaccctgctggggacacccccaaacccacagaagGCCACAAGAAGGCTCCACAAGGCCTCACCTTTGGCCAGGCTCTTGCTGAGCTCGCGGTCCTGGATGAATCCAGCAAACATCTGTGTCTCCATGAAGCAGTGCAGGAAGTGGCGCACGGTGCGCGAGCCGTGGCTCTTGCGGAAGGGCTCGCGCTGGAACACGCGCTGGCCCTGCTCCGTCACGCTCATGTGCAGCGAGTAGTGCCCCACAATCTCCACGAAGAACTGCACAAAAGCCTCCGAGACCAGGGAGTTCAGGCTCGTGGCACCTGCGGGGAGGACATTTGGCACGTTGGTCATTGCTCTCTGtcccagattgcaaggcaagatgtcAAGATGTATTCTGTTTGCCATCTGTCTTTTGTCAactgggcagttttccttatctcttccactcCTCCCTCCggggagacatctgctgatagcagctattgaatgtccctgcatggctgataagaactatagcatcccattgggagatgggagcccagagggaggagccaagcattcctacccggatataatctggagattctggaacaccagcacagcttctccactggattgcccagaggaacagcagctgcctctccttcccctggatctccagaggcagagactgcacctttctccaggatcctgctccagcagagccagccctgacactgcaggagggctgagccacaattccaatgggactgctgccagcagcctgacccacagggtgtcaggttgggttctgactctggcagtgttggtttggttcactgcattgtttattttatatttttattttcttccctattaaagaactgttattcccgctcccatattttttacctgagagctccttaatttaaaatttatagcaatttgggGGGGGTtatattctccatttcaggggaggctcctgcctcccttagcaggcacctgtctttccaaaccaagacattcTCTATCAGCTGCCTTGGGTCTGGATTGAGGGCACTTGAGAAAGTGGTTCATGTTTGGAGAGTGGTTCAGGTGttcattatttcttatcagtaaaacagtctcactactgtgagttccACAACTTTTCAttagcaaggcacaaaatggccaacaatctcttgttaccAGGTCTTTTAAGGCTGAattatccaattaagaaataacacctaaattattttcccttttaacccagtAAGTGATCCCAAAGAACCTGCAGTGTGCACTGttctgtccaattacaaaataccacccaaacccatggagaagaaggaagaaggaggtaAAGAAGAACAACCTGTCtctgccctaaaacctccatcttgcttcatatttgttactatattctaaaaccccaaactctacATTTTCCACCCTGTGACATTACACACTTCCAACCATCTCCACACCCATAATCCCAGTGCTAATTATCAATTTTGGAaaccttctccacagcctcaggtcaaatgtTCTCTGGTGAgtctgtgcctttcagcacagaaagtttaaaattctcagcatccagggttcAACTGGATACAATAAAATTCAAAGCACAAAGGAACTGATGCTGCTGGCCTAAAGGAAACTACAGTTCTGCACACACTAATTGTAAAAAGAGGAACTGTCAGCACAACAAACTTCTCACACATTCACAAGATGTTCTCAGCAAGACCACAGAGAAACAGCTAAAATGTCACTTCTTAGCATTAATTTCAACTTGCTCATTTTTATCAACTCCATGGTAGAGATCTGCTaatgggaaaacattttttccacagaaattttTCCACAGAAAGTACCTTGTGTGTCATTCTGCTCGTGTGACAGGATTTCACTGCGTTCTTCCAGGATTTGTACAAGAGCAGCCTGCAGTTTGTGGGGCAGGATCTCATCCTCATCTGATACCTACAGACACAAACAGCCAAGGAAGGAC
It includes:
- the BCAS2 gene encoding pre-mRNA-splicing factor SPF27; its protein translation is MSGPGLVAGDVVVDALPYFDQGYEAPGVREAAAALVEEETRRYRPTKNYLSYLPAHDYSAFETEIMRNEFERLAARQPLELLSMKRYELPAPSSGQKNDITAWQECVNNSMAQLEHQAVRIENLELMSQHGCNAWKVYNEHLVHMIEQAQKELQKLRKNIQDLNWQRKNMQLTAGAKLREMESTWVSLVSKNYEIERTIVQLENEISQIKQQHGEANKENIQQDFQ